The segment TTTCCAATCTCtcatgtttttcaatttgccctTTGGTCCAAATAGAATGAGCAGTCTACGATCATTATGTTGGGAATATGAAGCCCAatagtcacatggttgtttgtcttccccagaagactcttcatttcatatctgagATGAATATATAAATGACTGTGTGCAGTCATGTATGTActgtagaattgatattggttaatTTAAGATTTCTCCCTGCTTTCTGGTGGACGTAGATACTTAGTGatgaaccacgttaatcttgtgccttgagttctttgttgtgtctattattctttctgctaTTTTTTCAGTTCACTATTATGTATTTTCTCTGCTcgtttttaaactaacaattggtatcagagcttaggtgaaGTGATTGAGAAGAGATGGAGAGGTAGATAAATAAAGGATTGGAATTTCTTGAGAAGATGCAGAAGTTCGAAGTTAGAGAAATTAGTTGCTGGTATTGTGGCAAGCGAGGCCACGTAAAAAGAAATTGTTGGTTTCTCGAGAAGGCTAAAAGGCAGACAAAACATGAAAATACGGATTCAATCATCaaagattttcttgcaaatttagactTGGTGGAGAGTAGAATTGTGCAagcaaaagttaaaacaaaatgtcatgttcattggtgggatggttggaaAAAGGAGGAGCCTTCGGTTGAAGAAAAAGAGGGTTTGAAGTATTTGTTGTTTGAAGATTTTCTTGATTTGAATGAAGAAGAAGATGCTGAAGAGGAGGATGTTGAAGCGAGTGAGGATGAAGTTGAGGAGGTTGAGACCAAGACTATTATGTATTTTCTCTGCTCATTTTTAAACTAACACATTATCTTCCTATTAGCTGCTAAATAAGTGTgctttttctgattttattttcatcaaatgCTTTAGCTACCCTTTCATTCTGCACATTTTTAACTTTATGACATTTTTAACCTACATAACCATGCCATGTTGTTTGATATTAGATCTCTCCATCCCATAGTTCTTCAATGGTTCTGTAAGGGCTAGTTGTTGAGTTTACAAGATCTTCTCCCCTGAGTATCTTCCTCTGCTCAAGCTTGCTCATTTTCTCATGGTCTTCTGCAGTTAAACACCAGTCAAAAACCTGAAAAATTTCTGTTATCCTCCCTTTATTAAAGCTCTTGGGGAGCGCACACACTCCTTGATCTATTCCCCACCTCAacacaacctgcaaggaacaaacAATATACTACGTGATGTTAGTGATTATCAAACTGGCAAAAAGAACGGTTGTTCACATGCAAACTGTAACAAGAAGAGGATATATGaggtcaaattttaaaaaattaaagacGACATGAGAACAATATACCTGTGCTGTAGACTTTCCATGCTTTTGAGCGATTTCCTTAATCACTGGGTTGTCCATCACCACGTTGGATCCCCATGGAGTTTTTGGAGCTCCGAGAGGAGACCATGTACGTACTTGAATTTTCATCTTCAAGTACGTACATGGTCTCCTAGCTTTTTCTGCTGCCACATTTGggtgtaactctacctaccatgtATTCCGCCACTTTTGATTAATTACTCAACTTTATAGAGAAAATGTAGATAACTAAACTTAGAGCAAAATTATATAGTGTAGGATTACTTGATTGGCAGCAGGAGGAATTTTGGCATAGTTTATCAAGTCCTCAAGTTTTTTACAGGAAAAATTGCTCAAACCAATGGCTTTGGTGAGATCCAATTCAAAACATTTTTCCATGCCTTGCCATGTAGATTTGATATCCAGAGGTAAAAAATCTTCCTCCTTTGGTGGAAGGGTATATCCTTTCCTTAACCTTAAAGGCCAATGGATTAGATACAAGTCTACGTATTCCAGCTGCAAATTCctgaaataaaaatatttgttacaTATCTACATGAAGAAAATAATTCTAAGATAAAATATAAGTTATTAAGAAGTATGTGCAGATTTAATGATTTATAAGAAAAACCCTTAAAATACTCAAGTACTCTGTATTTTAAAACCATAAGAAAACTAATACTCGTACGTTAGAGACTAAGGATTGCAATAACTACAAACTTGTTTCCATGTGAGATTAGATAACAGTGATCATCTACACACAACAAAACTACCTCCTAAGAGAAATCTTCCAACTTCCATTTGCTTAAATGCTATATAATTAACTAATTCAGAGTTAAGACAATTATACATTCAATGAAGCCAAGTACTAATTATATTCAATGAAGCAATTCAAACTATAAGCTCTTATATTCTGCTACCTGAAGAGCCACACCGACAGCTGCCTTGATCTCCTCATACTGGTAAGCTGGAGCTCCAGTTCCAAGCCCAATTACAGGCATCTTGTTTCCCGTATTCA is part of the Cryptomeria japonica chromosome 10, Sugi_1.0, whole genome shotgun sequence genome and harbors:
- the LOC131066586 gene encoding NADPH-dependent aldo-keto reductase, chloroplastic, translating into MDNPVIKEIAQKHGKSTAQVVLRWGIDQGVCALPKSFNKGRITEIFQVFDWCLTAEDHEKMSKLEQRKILRGEDLVNSTTSPYRTIEELWDGEI